A genome region from Trichoderma asperellum chromosome 7, complete sequence includes the following:
- a CDS encoding uncharacterized protein (EggNog:ENOG41) yields the protein MADSMSNVDEAPAAVPKTTLLAEEEFQKPVVAPDAPNDVVQGDNSDAASVKSIATDELLPIDSGHSPDTQERNVGLDVRIMMIMMLSQQIDYAYEVNESSELYGPDGIRLHAQRLVAEYADIRGKLEDTESDRPIIWICHDLGGTIVKEALSLAMGHPDMYGKMAILTTAIIFLGTPHHSHSVEDLEDQLHKLILLPGPEIRNQALTKIKNLANQVNRVNEAFPATKLLDRALIFNVLTRDGGNPSKALTSLSQFALTH from the exons ATGGCAGATTCTATGTCAAACGTGGATGAAGCCCCGGCCGCAGTGCCGAAGACAACTCTcttggcagaggaagaaTTCCAAAAGCCTGTGGTAGCTCCAGATGCGCCAAATGATGTAGTCCAAGGCGACAACAGTGATGCGGCAAGTGTAAAGTCTATAGCAACGGATGAACTGCTTCCCATAGACTCAGGCCATTCTCCTGATACCCAAGAAAGGAACGTTGGGCTAGACGTTCGAATTATGATGATTATGA TGTTGTCACA GCAGATCGACTATGCGTATGAAGTTAATGAGAGCTCGGAGCTTTACGGTCCTGATGGCATCCGACTACATGCGCAGCGGCTCGTCGCCGAATACGCTGATATTCGCGGGAAACTTGAGGAT ACTGAAAGTGACCGCCCAATAATATGGATCTGCCATGATCTCGGAGGCACGATCGTAAAAGAG GCTCTTTCGTTAGCTATGGGCCACCCTGACATGTATGGCAAGATGGCTATCTTGACTACAGCAATT ATCTTTCTGGGCACACCTCATCATTCTCATTCCGTGGAGGACCTTGAAGACCAACTACACAAgcttattcttcttccaggTCCTGAGATCCGAAACCAGGCCCTGACTAAGATCAAGAACCTCGCCAATCAAGTGAATAGAGTAAACGAGGCGTTTCCCGCTACCAAGCTCCTGGACCGGGCTCTGATATTCAATGTACTCACTCGGGATGGTGGAAACCCATCTAAAGCATTGACTTCTCTTTCCCAATTCGCATTGACACACTAG
- a CDS encoding uncharacterized protein (EggNog:ENOG41): protein MSPVNEGNIVQIVISSSELKHQLRAKDIFNWIKHASEPWTPEALIEALAVHECLEEGEEPSFDDLDPAGFMSEIEEAFCGIIIIKNRDIMFSHSSFYDLAAIGIEGDGEEQARKVNGEIATACLRYFMFDSAQEKLSALSPEHLVGGPWTTMLDAIVIAHQRISLAEYAVRFWPRHYKASGKLKPRNLVDELFSNKKAQAAWEDAFYTLSNPFTRLQEKYISPLPIYVMLDLEDLVAKQLASRNSQPSLTRDSSLHVVIVEAARSGNRNIARLLLEQVILQSDELQKALFWAVAYGKGGIADVLIQQIQDLTTFQWPENLIYRVVAAGLDDVLVAMLQSGCDINKTSTYFWGAPPLSVAIWWDQISIVHSLLTSEPRLDLTIGDQDGDAPHSYAAQIGNPLIMMVLLQRDANTLVIAEDSSGFRALDMGVRSFKYKAMELLIAAEADFESGRQYENLLPPLVFAADKGLVECVRVLLNGGANPNVESTSGTALYNAVSSNHIDVVRLLLENTPKASLEISPPDNDMLMTKAVCTGNTELVSLLIDHGAVVDFVDLHDFSRTPLSRAAGRGDLDMVKLLLEKGADINYTGDNSDSALFTAIYKHKVEVARLLLEQNGDIKWTTSDRWNMLHAAYDVPELVPQLLQKGNFDINKQCTFGSILHLAARANKPKTVAALLEHDPKPDLELVYDDDVSINDIVGYTAFLSACKSFSFECVELLLKAGADFNFRNKEGDDAADILFRIGGGSEEAQKCFKLLFSGPYYKLEIEKVDENGSMLLHKIGKRTSVSMVKTLVESKAPIDREDQDGYTPLAIAINKGNEAVAKYLIEFGASVNIFDPRFGSILHLACANGSLDLVKLVIEAGADLETVDPLYGESLLYTALGIEDSAARIKMVRYLVDQVKAPINSLGGRFGYPIIRAAHMLGSSDSTGTRILKYLIRRKADLNVADDQGRRAVHLASKALYNDGIRALVAAGANTNASDKFGRMPLHFAASVEWSDCLDYLLDKFGNTDVNVMDVDHWIPLLWAARSNSSSISRLLRARADIWVQGSIHNSESRWSALKLANFAGRNESLEKLVPREHTRTKVDNGIEKWDDDFHRSKVGDLKDARCWSCFVGTQWKCIECTIDVSLCFKCYGYRHEIHNREHTFTEIGPLYEYSDRDMDDDSDNDSTQPPEEKLRNGENSVVDKGDAEDNAIATGSGEENSDSAGLEFDPDSYDLDGSD from the exons ATGTCACCCGTCAACGAGGGGAACATAGTCCAAATTGTCATTTCCTCTTCAGAGCTTAAGCACCAGCTGAGAGCTAAGGATATTTTTAATTGGATCAAGCATGCCTCAGAACCGTGGACACCCGAGGCACTAATCGAGGCGCTTGCTGTTCATGAGTGTttagaagaaggagaagagccgTCTTTTGATGATCTTGATCCTGCTGGCTTCATGAGCGAGATTGAAGAGGCATTCTGTGGGATAATTATCATTAAAAATCGCGATATTATGTTCAGTCACTCTTCATTCTACGATCTagctgccattggcattgagggtgatggagaagaacagGCAAGGAAGGTAAACGGTGAAATTGCGACAGCTTGTTTGCGCTACTTCATGTTTGACAGCGCACAAGAGAAGCTATCAGCTCTGTCTCCAGAACATCTCGTTGGCGGTCCATGGACAACAATGCTTGACGCAATAGTGATTGCACATCAGCGAATCAGCCTAGCTGAGTACGCAGTCAGATTCTGGCCTCGGCACTATAAAGCAAGCGGGAAGCTCAAGCCCAGAAACCTTGTCGATGAGCTTTTCTCTAACAAGAAGGCTCAAGCAGCCTGGGAGGATGCTTTCTACACCTTGTCTAATCCATTTACTCGTTTACAGGAGAAATATATCTCTCCGCTACCGATTTACGTCATGCTGGACTTAGAAGATTTGGTTGCCAAGCAGCTGGCGTCCAGAAACAGCCAACCATCCCTTACGAGAGACAGCTCATTACATGTAGTTATCGTTGAGGCTGCGAGGTCCGGCAATAGAAATATCGCCCGACTCTTACTGGAGCAGGTGATTTTACAAAGCGACGAGCTTCAAAAAGCCCTTTTCTGGGCCGTTGCGTACGGGAAAGGTGGTATTGCAGACGTTCTTATCCAGCAAATACAGGACTTAACAACATTCCAATGGCCTGAGAACTTGATATATCGAGTCGTCGCTGCTGGTTTGGATGATGTTTTGGTAGCGATGCTGCAGTCCGGTTGCGACATTAATAAAACCAGCACTTACTTCTGGGGAGCGCCGCCATTATCAGTTGCGATATGGTGGGATCAGATTTCTATCGTACACTCATTATTAACTTCTGAACCAAGGCTTGATTTAACTATTGGTGACCAAGATGGAGACGCTCCACATTCGTATGCTGCACAGATAGGTAATCCGCTAATAATGATGGTCTTGTTGCAAAGAGACGCAAATACACTCGTCATAGCGGAAGACAGCTCAGGATTCAGGGCTCTAGACATGGGGGTCCGATCCTTCAAATATAAGGCAATGGAGCTCCTCATCGCGGCTGAGGCAGATTTCGAAAGTGGTCGGCAGTATGAAAACCTACTACCGCCATTGGTTTTTGCCGCTGACAAGGGCCTGGTAGAGTGCGTTCGCGTACTCCTAAATGGTGGAGCCAATCCAAACGTTGAATCTACTTCAGGCACTGCTCTCTACAATGCCGTTTCTAGCAACCATATAGATGTCGTCCGCTTGCTTCTGGAGAACACCCCAAAGGCAAGCCTGGAAATTTCTCCTCCGGATAATGATATGCTTATGACAAAAGCTGTCTGCACTGGCAACACTGAGTTGGTATCCCTGCTAATTGATCATGGTGCTGTGGTCGATTTCGTCGACCTGCATGATTTTAGTCGAACCCCATTATCACGGGCTGCTGGTAGAGGGGACTTGGATATGGTCAAGCTACTCCTCGAAAAAGGAGCCGATATCAACTACACCGGCGATAATTCAGACTCGGCCTTGtttactgctatttacaAACACAAGGTAGAGGTTGCAAGGTTATTGTTAGAGCAGAATGGCGATATCAAATGGACCACGAGTGATAGGTGGAATATGCTCCACGCGGCTTACGACGTTCCAGAGCTGGTGCCGCAGCTGCTCCAAAAAGGTAACTTCGATATCAATAAGCAGTGTACATTTGGGTCTATTCTCCATTTGGCAGCAAGGGCCAACAAACCGAAAACGGTTGCGGCCTTGCTTGAACATGATCCCAAGCCCGATCTAGAACTCGTGTATGACGACGACGTATCCATCAACGATATAGTCGGTTACACAGCTTTCCTATCAGCTTGCAAGAGTTTCTCTTTTGAATGTGTTGAGCTCCTTTTGAAAGCTGGCGCTGACTTCAATTTCCGTAACAAAGAAGGCGACGATGCCGCTGATATTCTCTTCCGCATAGGAGGAGGCTCGGAAGAAGCGCAGAAATGCTtcaaattattattttctggACCCTATTATAAGCTTGAAATTGAGAAGGTCGATGAGAATGGATCTATGCTGTTGCATAAAATAGGGAAGAGGACATCCGTGTCGATGGTGAAAACCTTGGTCGAATCAAAGGCGCCTATAGATCGAGAAGACCAAGATGGGTATACGCCCTTGGCCATTGCCATTAACAAGGGTAATGAGGCTGTGGCCAAGTATCTCATCGAATTTGGAGCCAGTGTGAATATCTTCGACCCCCGGTTCGGCAGTATCCTACACCTAGCCTGTGCCAACGGTTCCTTGGATCTCGTTAAGCTCGTTATAGAAGCAGGGGCAGATCTAGAGACTGTAGATCCCTTATATGGTGAGTCGCTGCTTTACACAGCTCTTGGGATCGAAGACAGTGCAGCACGCATCAAAATGGTCCGATATCTAGTTGACCAAGTCAAGGCACCTATTAATAGCCTAGGCGGTCGGTTTGGATACCCCATTATTCGGGCAGCGCATATGCTGGGCTCGAGTGATAGTACTGGCACTAGAATCCTGAAGTACTTGATCCGGCGTAAAGCAGACCTCAATGTAGCTGATGATCAAGGCCGCCGTGCTGTACATCTCGCATCGAAGGCGCTATATAACGACGGCATACGGGCTCTCGTTGCAGCAGGCGCAAACACCAACGCGTCAGACAAATTTGGGCGCATGCCACTTCACTTTGCGGCATCTGTGGAATGGAGCGATTGTTTAGATTACCTTTTAGACAAATTTGGGAACACAGATGTGAATGTGATGGATGTCGACCACTGGATACCGCTATTATGGGCAGCGCGatcaaacagcagcagcatctcccgACTACTTCGAGCGAGGGCAGATATATGGGTTCAGGGAAGTATTCATAATTCTGAGTCCAGGTGGTCAGCATTGAAGCTGGCGAATTTCGCTGGTAGAAATGAATCACTTGAGAAACTCGTGCCTAGAGAGCACACGAGGACCAAGGTTGATAACGGTATAGAGAAATGGGATGACGACTTTCACAGAAGCAAGGTTGGAGATCTAAAGGATGCGcgatgctggagctgcttcGT AGGAACACAGTGGAAGTGCATTGAGTGTACCATCGACGTCTCGCTCTGCTTCAAGTGTTACGGCTACAGGCACGAAATTCACAATAGAGAACATACATTCACAGAAATTGGGCCGCTATATGAATATTCTGATAGAGACATGGATGATGATTCTGATAATGACAGTACACAACCACCAGAAGAAAAATTGAGAAATGGCGAAAATTCCGTGGTAGATAAAGGGGATGCCGAAGATAATGCTATCGCGACAGGTTCTGGCGAAGAAAACTCAGATAGTGCGGGACTAGAGTTTGACCCAGACAGTTATGATCTAGATGGGAGTGATTGA
- a CDS encoding uncharacterized protein (EggNog:ENOG41~TransMembrane:1 (n7-17c21/22o391-414i)~SECRETED:SignalP(1-21)): protein MRRSIRLSVAPAIWLAALVEADISYVTDLEIFSLLAPCVSDAISYNIATLTFGTLCGDSETALQSCVCSNTERYTSITSSISRDVKYSCGSTATEDQQSASSVIQKYCTQSLPITFSTPTKNVVEAYITDLSQISYMPQCAVSAVSEAVMGDNASRCPEAANLFAPCACGKDGIPAAITDNISKYVRTSCSNGGDISDAVGFYSEYCAMNNGTTTFTQPAGPPGDMTYHITALPQFKSLRSCAQSGVASAILDQTNRYCATGPQALASCVCIKSGMSGRISSTLTSNVKWNCDNTATADVASALDVFELYCSAAEKEVVISVSDTATETYLHPTNHDSARPSGPLETGSSSSGGGSGSDDSGGSNPTQGGKGGSSSGGNGGNKSSSVNKTAVIAACVLAAIVLIAAVGLVAFFVRRKRNRQMRGEALPPTTEGPNYQGPPELENTAKAPPSVAVVPELHSTERQELQGNGTPYSSPPGYSSPRPELQGSSEYKPSVSPQPGVGYQPPHSPRPTVSPATPNTYGTGWQSGPVVETYELDSAPWKASS, encoded by the exons ATGCGGCGCTCAATTCGGCTGTCAGTCGCGCCCGCGATTTGGTTGGCAGCGCTTGTCGAGGCTGATATTTCCTATGTGACGGATCTCGAGATATTTTCCCTTCTG GCTCCATGTGTCTCCGATGCCATATCCTACAACATCGCGACATTGACCTTTGGAACATTATGCGGCGATTCAGAAACCGCGCTACAGTCGTGTGTATGCTCGAATACAGAGAGATATACCAGCATAACATCGTCTATATCCCGAGATGTTAAATACAGCTGCGGCAGTACTGCTACCGAAGACCAGCAGAGCGCATCGAGTGTTATTCAGAAATATTGCACACAGAGTTTGCCAATTACATTTTCAACTCCGACGAAGAATGTTGTCGAGGCCTATATTACCGACTTGAGCCAGATCAGTTATATGCCACAATGCGCAGTGTCAGCCGTATCAGAAGCTGTGATGGGAGAT AATGCTTCTAGATGCCCCGAAGCCGCCAATCTCTTTGCCCCCTGTGCTTGCGGTAAAGACGGAATACCTGCCGCAATCACCGACAACATTAGCAAATACGTCCG CACGTCATGCTCCAATGGGGGCGACATTAGCGATGCTGTGGGCTTTTACAGCGAATACTGCGCCATGAACAATGGAACGACTACGTTTACTCAGCCCGCAGGCCCTCCAGGAGACA TGACGTATCATATCACCGCCTTGCCGCAGTTCAAGTCGTTGCGGTCGTGCGCCCAGAGCGGTGTTGCATCTGCTATCCTCGAT CAAACAAACCGTTACTGCGCAACTGGGCCCCAAGCTCTCGCCTCGTGCGTATGCATCAAATCTGGCATGAGCGGCAGAATCTCAAGTACACTCACATCAAACGTTAAATGGAACTGCGACAACACCGCCACCGCAGATGTCGCCTCGGCCCTCGATGTCTTTGAGCTTTACTGCAGTGCAGCCGAAAAAGAAGTCGTTATATCCGTTTCCGATACCGCTACAGAGACATATCTTCATCCTACGAATCATGACAGTGCGCGTCCTTCTGGGCCTTTAGAGAcaggcagcagtagcagtggcGGTGGAAGTGGAAGTGACGATAGCGGTGGAAGTAATCCAACCCAAGGTGGAAAAGGCGGATCATCTTCCGGCGGAAACGGAGGAAATAAATCGAGCTCAGTCAACAAGACGGCCGTTATTGCGGCATGTGTTCTTGCAGCCATCGTTCTCATCGCTGCCGTTGGCCTCGTCGCCTTTTTCGTGCGTCGCAAACGCAACAGGCAGATGAGAGGAGAGGCGTTGCCGCCAACAACAGAGGGCCCTAATTATCAGGGACCCCCCGAGCTGGAAAACACTGCGAAGGCGCCACCCAGTGTCGCCGTTGTTCCGGAGCTTCACAGCACAGAGAGACAAGAACTTCAAGGAAATGGTACGCCGTATAGTTCACCACCCGGCTACAGCTCACCACGTCCAGAGCTCCAGGGCAGTTCCGAATACAAGCCATCTGTTTCACCGCAACCTGGAGTGGGGTATCAGCCGCCCCATTCCCCTCGACCTACTGTTTCTCCTGCGACGCCGAATACGTACGGGACAGGATGGCAGTCTGGGCCAGTTGTAGAAACTTATGAGCTGGATTCGGCGCCATGGAAAGCTTCTTCATGA
- a CDS encoding uncharacterized protein (EggNog:ENOG41) yields MASVQDPSYLLAPNWTFRPNGSIALGNIIANPFRPQHVLFKPAKALSATETATENNWRLATEKIRSANVSIWARFLDQLNVELGAKHRRVEKVNFIMKSLDTIYFRDDPSIETISELANKPRVRSILNVDSLFHGPVYMVTGLKIAKGFKLTHSDLSEQAFTAKAMATVAPEVSVGAKAEAEAKASVSDGFEAANDIIFAYQLLRIKPKGWGKNTTLQTDDFRHKAAFLSDSDEDDEGGVEVETDEMSAVEMDKEDIAAVEIDSHQLAWILRGE; encoded by the coding sequence ATGGCCTCAGTCCAAGATCCATCTTACTTGCTTGCGCCAAACTGGACATTTCGTCCAAACGGCAGCATCGCCCTTGGAAACATAATAGCAAATCCCTTCCGCCCGCAACATGTGCTATTTAAACCGGCCAAAGCTCTATCGGCAACAGAGACGGCGACAGAAAATAATTGGAGGCTTGCAACCGAGAAAATCCGGAGCGCCAATGTAAGCATTTGGGCTCGTTTTCTGGATCAGCTTAATGTCGAACTTGGTGCGAAGCATCGCAGGGTAGAAAAGGTCAACTTCATCATGAAATCTCTCGATACTATTTACTTTAGGGATGATCCATCTATCGAGACAATCAGCGAGCTGGCCAATAAACCAAGGGTTCGCAGCATTTTGAACGTCGACAGCCTGTTCCATGGACCGGTCTACATGGTGACTGGCCTAAAGATTGCAAAAGGGTTCAAGTTGACCCACAGTGATTTGTCTGAACAAGCATTCACTGCAAAGGCAATGGCTACTGTAGCACCAGAGGTATCAGTTGGTGCtaaagcagaagcagaagcgaaGGCAAGCGTCTCTGATGGATTTGAAGCGGCCAACGACATCATTTTTGCATATCAATTGCTGAGAATCAAGCCTAAAGGCTGGGGCAAAAATACGACTTTACAGACGGATGACTTTCGCCACAAAGCGGCTTTCCTCAGTGATagtgatgaggatgacgaaggGGGGGTAGAAGTGGAAACAGATGAGATGTCAGCCGTCGAAATGGATAAAGAAGATATTGCCGCTGTTGAGATAGACAGTCACCAACTCGCATGGATCCTTCGGGGAGAATGA
- a CDS encoding uncharacterized protein (EggNog:ENOG41) — MDPLKAPKTNASPSSGSGSNLLFINSAGPAYSRPRDQATTRQIRQHVMRDIGRARRKPRRNPQVNLEVRPSKKITDLSSSSCSCVVAGLNNGCGSCSQLAAGLPLQRLGGPHLPSLPRPFWDQHPLAMMEHNWGMDAFAAYGLALAVNWEQSHSDPSISRFWFPWAFQASEFCRNFLTGPEVRAAIHSQTREKSIAFALARSIEVTSCINSRLLQSDVTAATAVNVIHAVMGCICYNFIILEFEQARVHLSGLKLMIATRGGIESLANEKQTLLMLFWVDTISSLIFDTKPRFPMPTFLIPPLPNEELSELLTTLEPNLSILCSKTNTHHVVIASALQDIWSVCKLIRSKLDTLGDDLWREEVDLGTRLNPIAYRLLDSDPHSHTDTPCCMLQALRLGILLWILGVKQKAQSYPGSPASYITRLLERMQSQSMMNLASHLPYFTPYQLWLLFLIATMTLDPADKAVALQLVARIMNERRLAWRDVTAYMKQLPWICGFRAYNESLAAEVELLRGVTSDIL; from the exons ATGGATCCCCTGAAGGCACCTAAGACCAATGCTAGCCccagctctggctctggctccaaccttctcttcatcaactCTGCTGGGCCTGCTTATAGCCGTCCCCGGGATCAAGCCACCACGCGCCAGATTCGCCAGCATGTAATGCGAGACATTGGTAGAGCTCGACGGAAGCCGCGCCGTAATCCGCAAGTCAACTTGGAAGTTCGGCCTTCGAAGAAGATTACCGATctgtcttcatcatcttgctCTTGCGTGGTTGCAGGATTAAACAATGGATGTGGTAGCTGCTCTCAGCTAGCTGCAGGGCTACCGTTGCAACGCCTCGGCGGGCCgcatcttccttctcttcctcgtcctttCTGGGATCAGCACCCTTTAGCCATGATGGAACATAACTGGGGTATGGATGCATTTGCAGCGTACGGGCTAGCACTTGCAGTCAACTGGGAACAGTCTCATAGCG ACCCATCCATCTCACGATTCTGGTTCCCTTGGGCTTTCCAAGCTTCTGAATTTTGCCGTAATTTCCTCACTGGACCCGAGGTCCGCGCAGCAATCCACTCACagacgagagaaaagagcattgcttttgctttggctCGTTCAATAGAGGTCACATCTTGTATAAATAGTCGGTTGCTGCAATCCGACGTCACCGCAGCGACGGCTGTCAACGTTATTCATGCAGTCATGGGCTGCATCTGCTATAAT tttattattttagaattTGAACAAGCTCGCGTCCATTTGAGTGGACTGAAACTTATGATTGCGACAAGAGGCGGGATTGAGAGCTTAGCAAATGAGAAACAGACTCTCCTCATGCTTTTCTG GGTTGATACGATATCTTCTCTAATATTCGACACAAAACCCCGGTTCCCTATGCCAACGTTCTTAATACCTCCCCTGCCAAACGAAGAATTGTCTGAGTTACTTACAACATTGGAACCAAACCTCAGCATCTTATGCTCTAAGACAAATACTCATCACGTAGTCATAGCCTCTGCTCTTCAAGACATATGGAGCGTATGCAAATTAATTCGATCAAAATTAGACACATTAGGCGATGATctatggagagaagaagtcgaTCTCGGCACTCGACTCAATCCAATCGCATACCGGCTTCTTGACTCTGATCCTCACTCGCATACAGATACACCATGCTGTATGTTGCAGGCTCTTCGCTTGGGAATACTTCTCTGGATCCTTGGAGTCAAACAGAAAGCTCAATCTTACCCAGGTTCACCAGCCTCATATATCACCAGACTACTGGAGCGAatgcaaagccaaagcaTGATGAATCTTGCTTCACATTTGCCTTATTTTACCCCGTACCAGCTCTGGCTACTATTTCTCATTGCGACTATGACATTAGACCCGGCCGATAAAGCAGTTGCTTTACAATTAGTTGCTCGCATAATGAACGAAAGAAGATTGGCCTGGAGAGACGTAACGGCGTACATGAAACAACTTCCGTGGATATGCGGATTCAGAGCCTATAACGAGTCACTTGCCGCAGAAGTCGAGCTGCTGCGTGGCGTAACTTCCGACATTTTATGA
- a CDS encoding uncharacterized protein (EggNog:ENOG41), with translation MIRDGTYTIASALPSNPVLDIDGATTPFDSPIAGIVGFKNQTANNQNQQWKVTALSPGVYSLQSVIGPFWIAAPDDGSVAQVDTSRYDPVVNLITRWRISEAGGGNYTIESEKFPGRVIDLEYANNADNTRAILYQNGLQPNQLWQFIPVAI, from the exons ATGATCAGAGACGGAACCTACACCATCGCCAGCGCCCTCCCCTCCAACCCGGTTCTTGATATTGATGGCGCTACCACCCCTTTTGACAGCCCCATCGCCGGCATTGTTGGTTT CAAAAATCAAACGGCCAACAACCAAAACCAACAGTGGAAAGTGACCGCTCTTAGCCCGGGTGTTTATAGTCTACAATCTGTCATTGGCCCCTTTTGGATCGCTGCTCCCG ACGATGGTAGCGTTGCGCAGGTTGACACGTCTAGATACGACCCCGTGGTTAACCTGATTACCCGTTGGAGAATTTCCGAAGCAGGTGGTGGTAACTACAC GATTGAAAGCGAGAAATTCCCTGGCCGTGTTATAGACCTCGAGTATGCTAACAACGCTGACAATACGCGTGCTATTTTGTATCAGAATGGCCTACAGCCCAACCAACTTTGGCAATTTATTCCCGTAGCGATATAG
- a CDS encoding uncharacterized protein (EggNog:ENOG41), with amino-acid sequence MSSDFKGKLAIVTGASKLNGIGYATAYLLAKGGADIVVTYNSNKAAVQEVVAKLKELGVQVIAVQSNAGSLTFGDDIINATVAAFPGRKIDIIVNNAGHATFPGTAFDSPIEEFDALFHPNVRGPHLLIRAALPHLTTPGGRIVNVGTAVARTGANVATFYTASKGALNTLTLAWAEELGEKGITVNVVAPGPTATDYAPPEDFDLTRKFRAQQYIKRNGTPEEVASAIVFSVSPGASFMSGQIIGIDGGLTYV; translated from the exons ATGTCTTCTGACTTCAAAGGAAAACTTGCCATTGTTACTGGTGCTTCCAAGTTGAATGGCATTGGTTATGCTACCGCCTATCTCCTTGCTAAAGGCGGGGCGGAT ATTGTAGTCACTTACAACTCCAACAAGGCTGCTGTCCAAGAAGTTGTGGCCAAGCTCAAAGAGCTAGGTGTTCAGGTTATCGCTGTTCAGAGCAACGCAGGCTCTCTAACATTTGGAGACGACATTATCAATGCCACTGTTGCAGCATTCCCCGGTCGCAAGATTGACATCATTGTCAACAATGCTGGCCATGCTACTTTCCCAGGAACTGCTTTCGACTCGCCCATCGAAGAATTCGATGCCCTTTTCCACCCCAACGTTCGAGGCCCTCACTTGCTCATTCGAGCTGCCTTGCCTCATCTCACAACGCCTGGTGGCCGCATCGTCAATGTCGGCACTGCGGTAGCCCGTACTGGAGCTAACGTCGCCACGTTCTACACGGCTAGCAAGGGAGCTCTCAACACGCTTACTCTGGCGTGGGCAGAAGAGCTTGGCGAGAAGGGCATCACGGTCAATGTTGTTGCCCCCGGTCCTACTGCCACCGACTACGCTCCGCCAGAGGACTTTGACTTGACGCGAAAATTCCGTGCTCAGCAATACATTAAGCGGAATGGAACACCAGAGGAAGTTGCTAGTGCTATTGTGTTTTCAGTTAGCCCGGGAGCGAGCTTCATGTCTGGCCAAATTATCGGCATTGACGGTGGCTTGACTTACGTTTAG